TGTCACAGTCTAGCGAGAGCCTTTGGAATCAGCACTTTTGTGATCAGGAACTGTGCGCTGTGATAAAGCAGGACGTGGTGCGGACCTTCCCAGGGGTTGACTTTTTCCGAAAGGCGCCAATTCAGGCCATGATGACGAACATATTGTTTTGCTACGCGAGGCGATATCCGACGATGTGCTACCGGCAAGGGATGCACGAAATATTGGCGCCGTTGATTTTTGTGATTCATAGTGACCAGCAAGCGATGGCGCACATTCAGGAGCTGGATCCGACGGTGGAGTGAGTAGGGCTGTAGTTTGCATGAGGGCTTTAATAACTAAAGCTTGTTTTTTTAGCCCTAATCTCGTTACAATATTGAACCCTTCACATCTAGAGGAAGATTCCTTGTAAGTATTTAGTATATGATTCTTTGACGTTAGACTAATCTTCCCACTAGTTCAATCTTCTCGCAAATCATGGACCGCATTGCGTCCTTTTACCGCATAACGGACCTCGTCCCGACGGCCACCGGTTACTTTCCGGCCGTGGCAGCGACAACCACGCCTGCCACGCCACCACCAGAGCTTACCGGAACGACGGTTCCCGTCAAGCGGAAACCCGAAATCGAGGTGGTTGAGCAGCTAAACTACATCAAGGACAAAATCCTGATCAAGGAGGATCTGCACCTGCACAACCACCTGCTTAAGCTGGACATTCCGCTGGCGATCTTTGGCATCCGGTGGCTGCGGTTGCTGTTTGGGCGCGAGTTTGCCCTGCAagatctgctgctgctgtgggaCGCCATCTTTGGCGAGGGCGAGCAGCTGAGCTTGGTGAATTATATCGTGGTGGCGATGCTGATTCGGATACGGGATAAGTGTGAGTGTTTTTGGTTTTGGGGAGTTGTGGATCATAAATCATCTTATGAATTGTCCTATCTTTTAGTGATCTACAGTGACTACACCACGTGTTTGACCTATTTGATGCGTTACCCAACGAATGTGGACATTTCGCTTATAATCAAGCACGCGCTACACATGAAAGCACCCAAGGTAACTCCAAAAAATGTTCATAAAGCTAAATTCGGcattaaattcccaaaatcttCAGATTTACGAACGCCCTGCAGGCGCCATGATTTACGTGTCCTCTCCGTCGACAAGGCGACCACTGCCACAGCCTGTGATGCGTTCCAAGAACATTGAGATGGACTACCTAAAGTACTCGACGCTGCCAAACGTGCACCAGAAGCGCCAACAGGTCCAGGAACATCCACTGCAGGCGCCGCGATCTTCAACCGACGAACGTCACCGTACCTCTTCTCTACCTCGAAACGTTGGCGGTAGTTCGGTGAGGAAAGCCTCAGCGTACGAGCTGCGACAGAAGGCAGCCATCGCTGCAAAGAGAGCCGCCGCCGCGTCCAACGTTCACGGTGAGGTCATGCGGGACTCGAGCATCAGCGACGGCTACCTGGAAGACGATCCCGAGCTGCTAAAAATCGAACTGCAAGATGCGTACAACATCATGTCCGTTAGTCGGGCCAAGCTTCTGCAATATCTCGCGGTTGTGCGACGCCACGTACGGCCAGGGAACCCCACGGGAGAGTTGCAACAGTCGCTCGAAGGCATCGAAGAGATCTGCTCGCTGCTGAAGCCCCGCTACGACACCGTCTTCCGAACACCGGTGCCGATCGACGCCGCCACGGAAGCCAACGAAGATCACAGCCGATCCGCAACAGGCCCCGCTCCTCCCTCGACCGCCGCGCCTCAGCGTACCCAAACGCCCCCAACCAGCCTTAACCTGCAGCGATCGTACAACTACGACCTGGACTGTCGCCGGAACAGCGCCGCTTCAATCTCGCAGTATGAAATTCCCGAGGATCTTTACAGCGGGATCGCGACGAAAAAGCTCGCCAACCGGAAGGAGGTCGAGATGCACGTGTTCCAGCAGGACTTTAATGACAGGCAGCGGCGCGTCGACGACAAGGAGATGCCCGCGGTGAATCCGTTGCGAGAGGAACGCCGCAACTCGGACTGACGACGTCTAAACCAACTAGTATTGCCTAAAAAGCGCTATTGTTAACACTTTTCTATTGCGTGAGCGGAGGGGGGTTGGGAAGTGTCCTTATTAGTGTCCCGCGAGCGCGCACCATCTCAAGAATGACATCAATAATTTATGCGAACAAAAAACTCTTTACATTCGTGCTTTAATTATGTTTATTCGAACATATATCTTTATCTGGTTACAGTCGAAATTGTAGTGAAACAGTtgatcaaaatgttttttaacgCTTCAATAAAAACACACACGACTTGTGTTCTGCTGAATTTAAATCCGTTGATTTTTCCTTAGGCGAAAGAAAACCTGTACCAGAGTGATTGTCATGATCGTCATTACGAAGCGACCGTCAGTGAACCCACACGAAGGTGAAACGAACGAATCTGCAAGCAGCTCCCACTCATACAcattctcttgttttatttctctctctctcaatcTTGCTGGTTGTGCGGTGCTCAGTGTTGACAGCAATTATTTGAACGTGCTGTGACGAATGACAAAATCAAgcgaaatgttaaaaatttgtttagtaaataaataaaataaataaattattcgctctacagagATTCCtaatcgaaactaggtgtccgaaggtttgattgttgaggcaattgcaaacctctttttacacctaagcttccatccgtcccgggattcgaactgacgacctttggatggtgagtccaactgcctactagagactccaccgagacaggacccagggagccactcctacacctggactgagctaacgacctaacctctaggttagactggggccaacatttacttccccggcCGACAGAAGgagtgatcagacaaatctcgtttcgaaaaatgccaccgggacttcaccacgggtcccggtttttttttgtttagtcattgtaaatttgtttacaaactcacattgaCCCAATTACACTGTTTTACTTTAAATTATGGTATAATAAAGTCACCAAATCACAATTGGATCTGAAAGTCCAATGACCCTGTGAGTGACTGTCCGTTTGTTTCGTGGGTGCACGAACGAAAGCAGAATGTCAAAGTAATGCGGACATTGTGAAAACGAGTAAAGAGCTCAGTCACAATTCGTTAAAAATTTCGAATGATCACAAATTTTGCTTGTTACAGTTTTGCCTTTACCAACTCATTGAGAAAACTCGAGTTAGAGGAACAGCATCTTACTCCATCGTGCCTTTAATGTTGGCATTTCAGCATTTTGACGTGCAATTACAGCTAAAGCGTCCAATATCCCGGAAAgcggaaaattttcaataaatttcccgggattacgGTTTTACAGTTTCAAATATGATATGGTTCATTAGGGTGGAATCGACTTTtatgggaaaattgaaaatgataaaaatccaatcagcaaaatattttttgtctggGTGAGTTGTTAAGGTCACCCAAAGCTATACTGCTACGGTtgagtttcataaaaataaaacgaaaaataaataataatagtaTCCCTTGGGGGCtaaaccaatcgctcccaaattttgggaggttggggactcaaaaaatgtgttgctgaagaaatcaattttcgattccaccctTATGGTTCATGCTTTCAGCATAGTTTTCTGCTTAATAAATGACTTTGGttaaaagtgttttcaatacacaaaaagatgtttaaaattAAACGATAAATTAATATCGTTCATGGTAAATTAATACGTAAAAACACAATGTTGCCCTTAACGGGAAGGGGTCAATACCTTTTATTCAAGGGGTATAACTTATAGCTTATCAAAAATGTTATAGATTATGTTCATTCCATAATATCGTTCttcagcgattccacgtcaaaccagcagaattcaaatcaaaagtgctccgaattgGCACAACaaataacaaagttttattCCCATTTTCGAATGCTTTAGACATAAAGATTATCTGAAATAATTATTGACATAAAGTTCAAGAAGAGCTGATAAGTTCAATGAAAACAGTATATTGAAGCGAATTATATCAAGTTAAGTTCTTTTTTTCGggaaactttaaatatttttttacgggaaATTCCGGGAAGTTTCgatcaacagttttacaaataAGTTgataaaatagtgaaaatcagcaaatttggatggagttaggagcgagcaCTTAGTTACTGtcaaatttaaaacacttatagAAACTAATTATTGAACATCGAACGAGTCCACCCACAGCATCACAGCTTGGATGGTACCTCGAAGGGTCGTAAAATTAATTATATTCAGCCTGAAAATAACCATGGTGTTTCCATCGTTCCTTGACCGACCATGGATGTTTTTTCACTAGAAACCGAATAGATGATTGAGCACAAGGGTATACTAAGACCAAATGGATAGATTTTCCCGTAAAAAAGCATCTTGTATATTCGTTCATAACTGCACGTCATCGGGGAAAAAAACGGTCATCGACGTGTTTAGAAACCTTGTCGAAGGCATTGATTCCTCATCGTGTTTGATTTACACCTCAGGACAAAAACTACCCTCTTCCAGAC
This is a stretch of genomic DNA from Culex pipiens pallens isolate TS chromosome 1, TS_CPP_V2, whole genome shotgun sequence. It encodes these proteins:
- the LOC120430266 gene encoding TBC1 domain family member 5, translating into MEQLEVEGSSSCRGLSGVDKYELDWRNILTIANDRTLYDLRHMAVRGDLRASPFRSLCWAVFLDALKPPSSEWVKQREAHREDYLQLKDRYMLNPHLNTDGSDDPLSQSSESLWNQHFCDQELCAVIKQDVVRTFPGVDFFRKAPIQAMMTNILFCYARRYPTMCYRQGMHEILAPLIFVIHSDQQAMAHIQELDPTVDPNLVTILNPSHLEEDSFSIFSQIMDRIASFYRITDLVPTATGYFPAVAATTTPATPPPELTGTTVPVKRKPEIEVVEQLNYIKDKILIKEDLHLHNHLLKLDIPLAIFGIRWLRLLFGREFALQDLLLLWDAIFGEGEQLSLVNYIVVAMLIRIRDKLIYSDYTTCLTYLMRYPTNVDISLIIKHALHMKAPKIYERPAGAMIYVSSPSTRRPLPQPVMRSKNIEMDYLKYSTLPNVHQKRQQVQEHPLQAPRSSTDERHRTSSLPRNVGGSSVRKASAYELRQKAAIAAKRAAAASNVHGEVMRDSSISDGYLEDDPELLKIELQDAYNIMSVSRAKLLQYLAVVRRHVRPGNPTGELQQSLEGIEEICSLLKPRYDTVFRTPVPIDAATEANEDHSRSATGPAPPSTAAPQRTQTPPTSLNLQRSYNYDLDCRRNSAASISQYEIPEDLYSGIATKKLANRKEVEMHVFQQDFNDRQRRVDDKEMPAVNPLREERRNSD